One stretch of Pelmatolapia mariae isolate MD_Pm_ZW linkage group LG3_W, Pm_UMD_F_2, whole genome shotgun sequence DNA includes these proteins:
- the LOC134624056 gene encoding uncharacterized protein LOC134624056, translated as MVSSVFAFGLLCLFLGKMVQMTETQMFSSVHPESRFISTQVGGNLTLKCFHDGDRSARLYWFKQNLGQKPKIISHFYKYNVNNSSNEELKNNPRFTLDTQDGKYHLTIKDLQISDSASYYCVYYLYTLTFLENIIISVKGSGVNIKAVVQQSASETIQPGGSVTLNCTVHTGTSDGEHSVYWFKDSDESHPGLIYTHLGRNDQCDNKPSTQTHTCVYSLPMSNLSVSHAGTYYCAVTSCGRILFGNGTKLEPKGTFNSQGLVYFLSGALTFSSILSVVLGYLLYKTNKRNRHQSTESQARFSGPATTSSEGYQHADSLHYAALSIKIPKRSRTQRNSTENECVYSAINK; from the exons ATGGTGTCTTCAGTGTTTGCCTTCGGTCTTCTGTGCCTGTTCTTGGGGAAAATGG TTCAGATGACAGAGACACAAATGTTCTCATCTGTTCATCCAGAGTCTCGCTTCATATCAACTCAAGTTGGTGGAAACCTGACATTAAAATGTTTCCATGATGGTGACAGGTCTGCAAGACTTTACTGGTTTAAGCAAAATCTGGGACAAAAACCAAAGATCATCTCTCACTTTTACAAATATAATGTGAACAACTCTTCTAATGAAGAGCTCAAGAACAACCCACGCTTCACACTGGATACACAAGATGGCAAATATCACTTGACAATCAAAGATTTGCAAATTTCAGACTCAGCTTCGTACTACTGTGTTTACTATTTATACACTTTAACCTTTTTAGAGAACATCATCATCAGTGTAAAAGGTTCAGGTGTGAACATCAAAGCTGTGGTCCAGCAGTCAGCATCTGAGACCATCCAGCCAGGAGGCTCTGTGACTCTGAACTGTACAGTACACACTGGGACCTCTGATGGAGAGCACAGTGTTTACTGGTTCAAAGACTCAGACGAATCCCATCCTGGACTCATTTACACACATTTGGGCAGAAACGATCAGTGTGATAACAAACctagcacacaaacacacacctgtgtCTACAGCTTGCCAATGAGCAACCTGAGTGTTTCTCATGCTGGGACCTACTACTGTGCTGTTACCTCTTGTGGACGCATACTATTTGGAAATGGGACCAAGCTGGAGCCTAAAG GCACGTTTAATTCTCAGGGCTTGGTGTATTTCTTGAGCGGAGCTTTGACATTCAGCTCCATTCTCAGTGTTGTACTGGGATACTTGCTGTAcaagacaaacaaaagaaacagacaCCAATCGACAG AATCTCAAGCAAGATTTTCAGGCCCCGCAACAACAAGTTCAGag GGTTACCAGCATGCTGACAGCCTTCATTATGCTGCTTTAAGCATTAAAATCCCCAAGAGATCaagaacacagagaaacagcacCGAGAATGAATGTGTTTACTCGgctataaacaaataa